TGGTTCGGCCACACGTTCTGCAGATCCTCGAAGCCCGTGGGCAGGGAGTCGCCGCAGACCGGGTCGGTCGGGACACACACGTTGATGGTTCGGTCGCGGTAGGGCGGACCGATCTCGTTGCCCACCATCCGCCGGGTGATGTTTGCGACCAGCACGACGGCCGCCACATGGCCGGACATCTCCGGCGGCAACGGTCGGTCGAAACCGAGTCCGGATTGCGTCGCGGACAGGGCCAGCGCCGCGGAGGCGGCGCCGAGGGAGTATCCACCGATGATCAGCCTGGTGTTCGGACAGGCTCCGGCCATGTACTGGATCCGGTCGCTGATGTCATTGGCGCCCACCGGAACCTCGAAATCGGCGGGATAGTTCACGGCGTAGACGCCGACGGGTTGCGGTAGCCGGGCATTGAGGGCGCCGACGAGCGCGTCACCGATGCGGCCGATGCCGGCAGGCTCGCCACGCCCGCGCGCGAAGATCAGCTCGACGGGAGCGCACGGTTCGGCCGATGCAGTGGGCAACTGACCGGCAGGGGCCACCGCGATGGAGGCGACAAGGCCGCCGGCGGCGGCCGCTGCCGCGGCTACGGTCGCGATGAATCTGCGCGCGCGGTGCTTTGCTGAAAGCGTTCGGCTGGACACCAGACGAGTGTACGGGGCCGGTTCAGAGCAGCCCGGCGACGAAGGTGGCCGCCTGATCGGCGGGGGCACCGTCGTAAGCGCGGTGGGCCGCCACGTCATCGCCACTGGTGCAGACCGGATCGCCGGGATTGCATAGGTCTATCGCCCGAGGCCCCCACACCGGGCTCACCGTCAGCGGCAGGCCGACCTTCGCCGACGGGTTGCCGAACACGGCCAGCGCCGCGACGTGTTCGGGGGTGTTCGGCGGAAGCGGGGCGGTGAAACCGATGGCGGGTACCGGTACCGCGGCGATGACGTCGATGACCCCTGCGCCCTGGGAGTACCCGCCGAGCACCAGCCGGGTGGTCGGGCAGTTGTTGATCATCCATTGGATGTGGGCACTGGCGTCGTTGGCGCCGGTGGCGGCGGCCAAGAAGTCGTAGCTGGCCGGATAGTTCACCGCATAGGTGCCCACCGACCTGCCGCCGACCTTGCCGCGTAGCGACTCCACGAAGGCCGCGCCGATGCGGCCCAGACCGGGATCCTCGTTCGTGCCGCGGGCGAACACGACCTCGATATCGGGGCAGGATTCGGCGGAGGCGGGTGTCGCCGGTGTCAGGAGCAGCGAGCCGATGGCCGCGGTGGCGGCGGCGAGCAGTGCCGAGCGGCGGCGAACAAGATCAAAGCGCACGCCACATGGTAACGCGAAGACGGCCAGAGCAAGCCTGGAGTCAGACCCGGCCCGCGATGAAACCGGCTGCCTGCGGGATGAATCCGGAGGATTCGTATCGGGTGTGCGCAAATGGGTTGCGGCCACCGGAGCAGATCGGGTCACCGTCGGCGCACAGGTCGATACCCCGGCCGCTGAACGGGGGCCCGGCGGCACTGACCGGATAACCGAACTTGGCACCCGCATTACCGAATGCGGCGATGGCGGCCACATTGCCGGCCAAGTTGGAGGCCAGCGGGGGAGCCGAACCGATATCGCCGATGCGGTCACCTACCGGAGGAAGCCCCACCAGCATGTTGACGATGGCGGCACCCTGGGAGTACCCACCGAGCACGACGCGGGTGTTCGGGCAGGCGTCGGCGAGGTAGGCGATCCGCGCGCTGGCATCGAATGCGCCGTCGGCGGCGCGCAGGAAATCGTAGGTCGCGGGGTAGTTGACACCGTAGGTGCTCAGCGTGCGGCCACCGAGCTGCGGGCGCAACGCGTTCTCCAGAGCAAACCCGACCCGGCCGATGCCCGGCGGCTCGCTGGTGCCGCGAGCGAAGATCAGTTCGACGTCCGAGCACGCCGGTTCGGCCGAGGCGACCGGCGCCGGAGCCGCCAGCACGGCCAAGGTGGAGACCATCGCCGAGCCCACTGCGGCCCACCGGACCGCCAACTTGCGCAACTTCACAAGCCCATCTTCACATCTGATGGTCAGGTATGAGCAATCGGTCGTTCGGCAGGCGGCGGCACGTCCTGCCAATTGGCCTGGGCCACCTGGTCGGAACGGTCCCCGTGGCGGGCCAGCGCCAGGCCCATCAACACCACCGCGCCGCCGACGGCCTGGGTCAGTGAGATCGATTCGCCGAGCACTACCCAGGCGATGAGCACGGCGAACAGGACCTCGGACAGGCCCACCAACGAGGCGAACCGGGGCTGCAGCCGGGCGATGCCCATGATGCCGAGGGTGTAGGCGATCGCCGTCGGGATGAGTGCCAGGGCGATCACCGGGACGTACCAGGGCAGGGTGAGACCGGCGACGACGGTATCGGCGGCGGTGAAGCGCAGCGGCATCACGCCGCTCGCGCCGAGTCCGGCCACCGCGAGGGCGCCGATGACGAGACCGGCGGCGGCCAGGGTAACCGGGCTCAGGCCGGTGCCGTCGGAGCTGGCCTTCTCCGACATCATGAAGTAGCACGCGGCGCAGATCGCCGCGGCCAGGCCCCAGACCACCCCGGTCGAGTTGATGTGGGCGCCGGCGAAGACGTCGAGGACCAGCACGATGCCGGCAACTGCCAGTGCCGCACCGGCGAGGGTCAGCGCGGCGGGTCGACGCCGCGTGGTGGCCCATAACCAGCCGACCACCAGGATCGGCGCGGTGTACTCCAGCAGCAGCGCCACGCCGACCGAAAGGTGTGAGACGGCGTTGTAGTAGCAGAGCTGGGCGCCGGCGATCGGGATCAGGCCGTACGCGATGACGGTGGTGCGATGCCGCAGGGCCTCGCGGACCCAGCCGGGCCGGTAGTAGGTAGCGAACACGGCCATCGCCAGTGCACCACCGGCCAGGCGGGCTGTCACGGCCGCCGTCGGGGTCCAACCGGCCTCCATCAGTGCCTTGGCGAGCGGGCCGGACATGCCGAAGGTGAAGGCCGAGGTGATTGCGAAGACCAGACCGACCCGAAACCTGGTCGTCGCGCGCGCGTTGATCATCGTCATGGAGCACTCCGGACTGTAATGAGTAAAATGGAAGTTGCTCATGACAGTAACGGCGACGGGAGTCACGCGTCAAATGATTTTTACTCATGACACGGAACTCACACTCCGGGCTGCCTGCGTGCTGATCAACAGTGATCGCGTCGACGGCGACGAGCTGGCCGATCTGGCCGGATTGGAGGCCTATCTCGCCGAGTTCGGCTGGACCGGCCGCCGTGACCGTGACGGTGAGGAGCTGGCCGCCGTGCACCGCTTGCGCGAACGACTCGGCAGGCTCTGGGAGGGCGCCGACGACGAGGAGCGCACGGTCGGCCAGGTCAACGCTCTGCTGGCCGACACCCAGGCCTCGCCGTGGTTGACCCGGCACGCCGAGATGCCGGAGTGGCATCTGCATCTGGCCTCCGTCCGGGATCCGCTGGCCCAGCGGATGGGTGCGGAGATGGCGATGGCGTTGGCGGACCTGATCCGTGGTGGCGAGCTGCGCCGGCTCAAGGTGTGCGCGGCACCGGACTGTACGGCGGCGCTGTTCGACGTCTCCCGCAACCGGTCGAAGATCTTCTGCGACACCGGAAACTGCGGTAATCGTCAGCATGTTGCCGCTTATCGGGAAAGGCGTGGCCGGCACGGGTAGCGTCGATCCGCATGCGCGCCCGGCGTGATCTGGACATCGTGCTCTACGGTGCGACGGGTTTCGTCGGTCGACATGTCGCGCGTGCACTCGCCGCCGCCGGCGGCGGTGTGCGCATCGCCCTGGCGGGCAGGTCCGCCGACCGGATGACCGCACTGCGCGATTCGCTCGGTACCGGGGCGCGGGACTGGCCGGTGCTTGTCTCGGATCTCGATGAACCCGGCCCGTTGGCGAACCTGGCAGGGCGGACCCGGGTGCTGGTCAGCACCGTCGGTCCCTATTCGACGGTCGGACTTCCCCTGGTGGCCGCCTGCGCGCACGCCGGCACCGATTATCTGGACCTGGCCGGCGAGATCCCGTTCGTGCGCGCCAGCATCCACCGCTATCACCGCATCGCGGCGTCGACGGGCGCACGCATCGTGCACTCCTGCGGATTCGATTCCATCCCTTCCGATCTCACCGTCTACGCCCTGCACCGCCGTGCCGTCGACGATGGTGCCGGGGCGCTGGGCAGGACCACGTTGGTGTTGCGCGCCTACTCGGGCGGGTGCTCGGGCGGCTCGCTGCGCACGATGGTCGAGCTGATGCGGGCCGCGCACACAGATGCGTCCCTGCGCGCAATGCTCGACGATCCCTACAGCCTGTCGCCGGACCGGGCCGGCGAACCGGATCTCGGTGCGCAACCCGATGTCCCGGTGTTCAGTGGATCCGAGATCGCCCCCGAGCTGGCCGGGCTGTGGACCGGCGGCTACCTGATGGCGTTGTACAACACCAGGTGTGTGCGACGGACCAATGCGCTGCTCGGCTGGCCGTACGGCCGTGGATTGCGCTACACCGAGACGTTGAGTTACGGATCCTCGCCGATGGCGCCGTTCCTCGCGGCGATGAGCGGCCCGACCATCACCGCGGCCGCGCGCCTGGGCGGGGCCTATCTGGCCACGGTGCCCTCGATGGTGGTGGATCGTCTGCTGCCGGATGCGACCACCGGCCACGATCACGGTGACCGCGGCCGGTACGTGGTCGAGACCTACACCAGAACGACGGCCGGACACCGCTACGTGGCGACCATGGCGCAGCGTGGTGATCCCGGATACTCGGCCACGGCGACGCTGATCGCCGTGGCGGCGATGGCCATGGTCACCGACGCCGCGCGGCTGTCCGCGCTGCGCGGCGTCCTGACCCCGGTCGCGGCCATGGGCGACCTACTGCTGGAAAAGCTCCCCGGGCGGGGAGTCACGTTGACAGTGACACCGCTGGATCGCGATCAGGGCAGGTAGAAACCGCGGATCCGATAGAACCTGCTCCGGCCGAGCAGTGCATTCGCCGCTTGAAGTCCCGACATGACGGCGGCCTCGATACAGCCGGCATTGATCCCGCAGTCGGTCCAGTCGCCGGCCAAAACCAGGTTGTCATAACCGCTTTCGTCCGGACGCAGCCGGTGCTTGTCCGAGCCGGGGACCGATTGCACGTACCGGTCCGAGGGGTCGATGTTGACGCTCACGTGCTGGGTTTCCAATGCGGCAGGTCCGTGCAGACCGCCTGTGCCGCAGAGCATCTTCCATGCGAAGCCATCTGCGGTGACGGCACCCGGCAGGTACAGCCCGACGTGGTGGTCCAGATACTCGGTCGCTGTCGTCAGCACCCGGTCCCGGGACCGGCGTCGGTACTCCCGGTCCTCGGTATCCGGTGGCCATGGGGCGTCGAGCACCCCGCAGAAGTAGGCCACCGTCTTCGGATCGTCCTCGGCAGGCCAGTTCTCGGCCCAGAGCGTCTGCGGCATCGACGCCCAGGTGTCGAACGGTGCGACATAGCCGCTGGTGGTCACGCCCGGCCGGAACCAACCAAGACTCGATTCGTCGGGGGAGAGCCAGAGCTGAAAGGCCTGGGTGGCCACCGTCTTCACGTGATGCGTCATATCCCGCCATTCGGGGCGGTCGGCGATGAGTTCGCCGCAGATGATCTCGACCATCCCCGCCGATGCGGCCAGCACCACGTGATCGAAGTCCGTACCGCACCGCAGCGTGCGCTGTTCGGCGTCGCGCCGCGCCGCGAAATGCGACTCCAGCTCGCGCATCGGCTGGCCGGCGTCGACGATCTGCTCGCGCCGCGGCTCGGCGGGGAAAACCGGCAGCCCACCGACCCGAATCAGCGGATCGTAGGGCGTCGCCGGGTCGACGAGGTCGACCTGGCGTCCCATCGAGATGGCCTCCACCCGGGTGCCTGTGGCGTCCAGATGCAACGCATCCACCCGGTGGAAGAACTCGAATCGCACACCACGGGCGCGCAACGCCTGATAGATCGGGGCGATCACCACATCACCCATACCGGCAGTCATCTTCCAGAAGAAGGCACCCTTGTACTGGAACAGTGCGATGCCGGTCAGCAACACCGCCAGACCGGCGGCGAACGACGGTCGGGTGCAGTCGCCTTCCTCATATCCGAAGACCATGTCGTACAGACCCCGCACCAGGGCGAAGTCCAATACGTCGGGGTGGGCGCCGTGGCGGCGCAACCAATCTCGGTATTCCTCGTCGTTGATCGCTCGGAACCCCGCCGGGTCGGTCAGCAGATCATCGGCGATCAACCCACGCGCGGTCGTGGTCAACAGCGATAACAACAGCCAGAACCGGCGGTGTTGCGGGCGGTGCTCGTAGTCGAGCGCGTCGCGGAGCGCCTGCAGCGGCTCGTCGAACGGCCTGCCGACCGGCGCACACCCGGGTCGCTGCACCAGTGCGCTCAGCGCATCGTGGACACTCTCGCCGAGCATCGTCGATATGCGGATGACGCGCGCCGCGCTGTCCTCATCGGTGTCGGGGGCGTCATCGGCGTCGAGTGAGGTGGCGAAATCCGCCAGCAGTTGCAGCGCTCTGTGCAAGAACCCGACGACGGTCAGTTCCCGTCCGTCAGCGTCCGGTTCACCGGGTAGGTCGGCATTTCGGGAGAACCGGCCGGGCCACACCGACCAGCGGCCTGCCCAGTGATCGGCCATGCCCAGTTCGTCGGCTGGGATCAGCGCCTGATCCCAGGTTTGGATCGGGCACTCGGGATCATCCGTAGCACGGTCGATTTCGGCATAGCATTCGCGCAGCAGGGCGAACGCGTTCTCATAGGACCCGAGCCAGATGTGGAGGCC
This DNA window, taken from Mycolicibacterium neoaurum, encodes the following:
- a CDS encoding EamA family transporter, producing the protein MTMINARATTRFRVGLVFAITSAFTFGMSGPLAKALMEAGWTPTAAVTARLAGGALAMAVFATYYRPGWVREALRHRTTVIAYGLIPIAGAQLCYYNAVSHLSVGVALLLEYTAPILVVGWLWATTRRRPAALTLAGAALAVAGIVLVLDVFAGAHINSTGVVWGLAAAICAACYFMMSEKASSDGTGLSPVTLAAAGLVIGALAVAGLGASGVMPLRFTAADTVVAGLTLPWYVPVIALALIPTAIAYTLGIMGIARLQPRFASLVGLSEVLFAVLIAWVVLGESISLTQAVGGAVVLMGLALARHGDRSDQVAQANWQDVPPPAERPIAHT
- a CDS encoding cutinase family protein, with translation MSSRTLSAKHRARRFIATVAAAAAAAGGLVASIAVAPAGQLPTASAEPCAPVELIFARGRGEPAGIGRIGDALVGALNARLPQPVGVYAVNYPADFEVPVGANDISDRIQYMAGACPNTRLIIGGYSLGAASAALALSATQSGLGFDRPLPPEMSGHVAAVVLVANITRRMVGNEIGPPYRDRTINVCVPTDPVCGDSLPTGFEDLQNVWPNHWQDAYIGSDLINQAADFAAARVR
- a CDS encoding FAD-dependent oxidoreductase — protein: MPSRGKVAILGGGMAGLSAAWRLSSPGWQDRFDAITVYQRGWRLGGKGASSRGVHDRIEEHGLHIWLGSYENAFALLRECYAEIDRATDDPECPIQTWDQALIPADELGMADHWAGRWSVWPGRFSRNADLPGEPDADGRELTVVGFLHRALQLLADFATSLDADDAPDTDEDSAARVIRISTMLGESVHDALSALVQRPGCAPVGRPFDEPLQALRDALDYEHRPQHRRFWLLLSLLTTTARGLIADDLLTDPAGFRAINDEEYRDWLRRHGAHPDVLDFALVRGLYDMVFGYEEGDCTRPSFAAGLAVLLTGIALFQYKGAFFWKMTAGMGDVVIAPIYQALRARGVRFEFFHRVDALHLDATGTRVEAISMGRQVDLVDPATPYDPLIRVGGLPVFPAEPRREQIVDAGQPMRELESHFAARRDAEQRTLRCGTDFDHVVLAASAGMVEIICGELIADRPEWRDMTHHVKTVATQAFQLWLSPDESSLGWFRPGVTTSGYVAPFDTWASMPQTLWAENWPAEDDPKTVAYFCGVLDAPWPPDTEDREYRRRSRDRVLTTATEYLDHHVGLYLPGAVTADGFAWKMLCGTGGLHGPAALETQHVSVNIDPSDRYVQSVPGSDKHRLRPDESGYDNLVLAGDWTDCGINAGCIEAAVMSGLQAANALLGRSRFYRIRGFYLP
- a CDS encoding saccharopine dehydrogenase family protein, whose product is MRARRDLDIVLYGATGFVGRHVARALAAAGGGVRIALAGRSADRMTALRDSLGTGARDWPVLVSDLDEPGPLANLAGRTRVLVSTVGPYSTVGLPLVAACAHAGTDYLDLAGEIPFVRASIHRYHRIAASTGARIVHSCGFDSIPSDLTVYALHRRAVDDGAGALGRTTLVLRAYSGGCSGGSLRTMVELMRAAHTDASLRAMLDDPYSLSPDRAGEPDLGAQPDVPVFSGSEIAPELAGLWTGGYLMALYNTRCVRRTNALLGWPYGRGLRYTETLSYGSSPMAPFLAAMSGPTITAAARLGGAYLATVPSMVVDRLLPDATTGHDHGDRGRYVVETYTRTTAGHRYVATMAQRGDPGYSATATLIAVAAMAMVTDAARLSALRGVLTPVAAMGDLLLEKLPGRGVTLTVTPLDRDQGR
- a CDS encoding CGNR zinc finger domain-containing protein, with the translated sequence MIFTHDTELTLRAACVLINSDRVDGDELADLAGLEAYLAEFGWTGRRDRDGEELAAVHRLRERLGRLWEGADDEERTVGQVNALLADTQASPWLTRHAEMPEWHLHLASVRDPLAQRMGAEMAMALADLIRGGELRRLKVCAAPDCTAALFDVSRNRSKIFCDTGNCGNRQHVAAYRERRGRHG
- a CDS encoding cutinase family protein, encoding MRFDLVRRRSALLAAATAAIGSLLLTPATPASAESCPDIEVVFARGTNEDPGLGRIGAAFVESLRGKVGGRSVGTYAVNYPASYDFLAAATGANDASAHIQWMINNCPTTRLVLGGYSQGAGVIDVIAAVPVPAIGFTAPLPPNTPEHVAALAVFGNPSAKVGLPLTVSPVWGPRAIDLCNPGDPVCTSGDDVAAHRAYDGAPADQAATFVAGLL
- a CDS encoding cutinase family protein, which gives rise to MVSTLAVLAAPAPVASAEPACSDVELIFARGTSEPPGIGRVGFALENALRPQLGGRTLSTYGVNYPATYDFLRAADGAFDASARIAYLADACPNTRVVLGGYSQGAAIVNMLVGLPPVGDRIGDIGSAPPLASNLAGNVAAIAAFGNAGAKFGYPVSAAGPPFSGRGIDLCADGDPICSGGRNPFAHTRYESSGFIPQAAGFIAGRV